The following coding sequences lie in one Arachis hypogaea cultivar Tifrunner chromosome 4, arahy.Tifrunner.gnm2.J5K5, whole genome shotgun sequence genomic window:
- the LOC112795182 gene encoding protein MAIN-LIKE 2-like, whose product MLICDHFLLSDLYNPIVEAHLQEIGFYHVSQIGVVQCQSAMINALIERWQPETHTFHFLVGECAVSLEDVAMILSLPTNEIPVTGPTMSSFEALEVECLHHFGVAPRKTDCRGSFIKLTWIRGLKDCTVLTNDIQIQRYVKFHIMLLFGTILFGDKSGAAVHWKFLSLLCNFVRIIQWRNWEHGNYAYRYHTLAHYRRLLNDMQEGHAYGIDHIEPA is encoded by the exons ATGTTGATATGTGATCATTTTTTACTGTCGGATTTGTACAATCCAATTGTTGAGGCGCATTTACAAGAGATTGGTTTTTACCATGTCTCTCAGATTGGAGTCGTTCAATGCCAGTCAGCAATGATTAATGCTCTCATTGAGAGATGGCAGCCAGAGACTCACACATTTCATTTTCTGGTTGGTGAGTGTGCTGTATCGTTGGAGGATGTGGCGATGATTCTCAGTCTGCCGACAAACGAAATTCCGGTTACAGGACCAACCATGAGTAGTTTTGAGGCCTTGGAGGTCGAGTGCTTGCACCACTTTGGTGTTGCACCGAGAAAGACGGACTGTAGAGGAAGCTTTATAAAACTGACATGGATTAGGGGTTTGAAGGATTGCACAGTGTTGACTAATGATATTCAGATTCAGAGGTATGTCAAGTTTCACATAATGTTGTTATTTGGGACAATTCTGTTTGGTGACAAGTCTGGTGCAGCGGTGCATTGGAAATTTCTGTCTTTGCTCTGCAACTTTGTGAGAATCATACA GTGGCGCAACTGGGAACATGGAAATTATGCTTACCGATATCATACGCTTGCACACTACAGGAGGTTGTTGAATGATATGCAAGAAGGACAT GCTTATGGCATTGACCACATTGAGCCGGCGTGA